The Pangasianodon hypophthalmus isolate fPanHyp1 chromosome 20, fPanHyp1.pri, whole genome shotgun sequence genomic sequence GCGAGGTTCCTGTATTGGCAATGTTGGACATGCATTGTTCCATCAGGCTGGTTTCCTTTTAATATTCCAAAGATTTTCTTACACAAAGGGCAAATTTCTCCGCTGCTCTTTATTGACTGTTTCAGACACTCTTCACAGAACTCATGACCACATGTCAGTTTTGACTTCTGAGTAAACGTATCCAGGCAAATCGGACAATTAtcctcactttctttttctttaccattttcttttgctttattttggAACTCTTGGTTGAAATCAGAATTCTCTGTTCCACCTCTCGGGTCAGTGCCGTGTGCCCCTCTCATCACATCCATCCCTGTTTGTCCCCACTGAAATCCACCTGCTTGTGGAAAATCCGATGGATATCCGAGCAATTTCTTCACCTTCTCATCAAATACAGTGACTCCAGTAATCTTCTCAATGTCAGCTATGGCAGGAAGGAGATGCTTTGGCAGTCCAAAAAGTTTCCAGCTTCCGTTTCTTTCCCCTCCACCAACACAGGCGTGTTGAGAGCGAATTCTTTCAAGTGCCTGGGACACTATCTCAGTGGAGGAAGCATCTTTAAGATCACAGGTGACTGCTGATGTAACGACCTTTTGGTAGAGATGAGTTAAGGCTCTGAGGGCGTGAGCTTCGAGATTGACCTGATGAGTTCCTCTGGACCGTGCTGACACCTTAACCGAGCCGTGGACAGGTTCAGCATCAAACTGAACTCCATATTTATTTTGGATCTCAGAAATCTGTTTCTCAAACGCAATCTTCAGCAGTTGCCAGTGTGCCACATCCATCTCAACTGCAGCTTGAGTGTCCTTGATGTCCATGTCCAAGTTCTTTGGGGTCTGCACTGAAGTCCTACTGCTAGATGTCTCCATGTTATGTGACTCTCTGTGGCTAAATGGTGTTGCTAGATCATCACCAGGTTCCAATTTTATCCGCTTCTCAACCACTGATGTCATTTCTCCTGGTCCAAACAGCAGGTATTCATTTGCTGACATGCTTAGCATGATCCTGTGCTCTTCATTTGGAATATTACGCAGTGTCTCTTTCATGATGTCagactgcatgtgtgtttgagggaCAGAAACAGATTTGAGATTCTTTGTAGTATTCTGGACAAGAGTAGAAAAGGCCTGAGTAGCTTTGCTGAAAGAATCACTCTCACTCTTCACCATAGCTTTCGCAGCAGAGAGTGAAAGACgtgtttctgcatttattttaactCCAAACTCATTCTCAAATTGTTCCAGCTCCTTCCTGTAAGCTTGACTCAGGTACCAGTATAGAAAGGGAGGGACAGTAAAAGCATCAGAAGCTCCAGTCATCTCATTAGAAGCAGCTCCTGCATCCTTCATGAGCTCAGGTGGGGTTGTTTCTGTAGCAGTCACAGCTGTCTCAGTCATGTTCTCCTAATAAATATGgaaatacacatttatacaaTATTACTGATAGCCAAATTATACAACTCGCATTATAacgtacagtcaggtccataaatattgggacatcgacacaattctaacatttttggctctatacaccaccacaatggatttcaaatgaaacaaacaagatgtgctttaactgcagactgtcagctttaatttgagggtatttacatccaaatcaggtgaacggtgtaggaattacaacagtttgcatatgtgcctcccacttgttaagggaccaaaagtaatgggacagaataataatcataaatcaaactttcactttttaatacttggttgcaaatcctttgcagtcaattacagcccgaagtctggaacacatagacatcaccaggcactgggtttcatccctggtgacgctctgccaggcctctactgcaactgtcttcagttcctgcctgttcttggggcattttcccttcagttttgtcttcagcaagtgagatgctgctcaatcggattcaggtcaggtgattgacttggccataacagtccacttctttcccttcaaaaactctttggttgcttttgcagtatgctttgggtcattgtccatctgcactgtgaagcgccgtccaatgagttctgaagcatttggctgaatatgagcagataatattgcccgaaacacttcagaattcatcctgctgctttcgtcagcagtcacatcaataaatacaagagaaccagttccatcggcagccatacatgcccacgccatgacactaccaccaccatgcttcactgatgaggtggtatgcttaggatcatgagcagttccgttccttctccatactcttctcttcccatcactctggtacaagttgatcttggtctcatctgtccataggatgttgttccagaactgtgaaggcttttttagatgtcgtttggcaaactctaatctggccttcctgtttttgaggctcaccaatggtttacatcttgtggtgaaccctctgtattcactctggtgaagtcttctcttgattgttgactttgacacacatacacctacctcctggagagtgttcttgatctggccagctgttgtgaagggtgttttcttcaccagggaaagaattcttcggtcatccaccacagttgttttccgtggtcttccgggtcttttggtgttgctgagctcaccggtgcgttccttctttttaagaatgttccaaacagttgttttggccacgcctaatgtttttgctatctctctgatgggtttgttttgttttttcagcctaatgatggcttgcttcattgatagtaacagctctttggatctcatcttgagagttgacagcaacagattccaaatgcaaatagcacacttgaaatgaactctggaccttttatctgctcattgtaattgggataatgagggactaacacacacctggccatggaacagctgagaagccaattgtcccattacttttggtcccttaacaagtgggaggcacatatgcaaactgttgtaattcctacaccgttcacctgatttagatgtaaataccctcaaattaaagctgacaatctgcagttaaagcacatcttgttcgtttcatttgaaatccattgtggtggtgtatagagccaaaaatgttagaattgtgtcgatgtcccaatatttatggacctgactatataaaTCTCTAGGACTATAGCTATGAAAATGGTTTGTTTGGGCTGATACCATTCTTATGATGTCATGCATCTTGTCTAGGCTTGGCTTTATATTTCCTTCatggtgattttttaaaatagaaattaatgatttgtttagaacagtttatatttaaaaatgtgaatgaCACAAAA encodes the following:
- the LOC113537989 gene encoding E3 ubiquitin-protein ligase DTX3L; the protein is MEERMETDDYQNADAESEDMDMDNNGAEVTSSSSGNQSPPDSPVSPVVTTQPGRIQPQHPDQTSPGEKQNQEVLGTADLGGSSPGVLPAAQISSSVSDYPSAVPEGQQQHHPGMAASQERDLNTSGDWTHPSVASQLNSLNLSKSSTAEETPNEPTNAGDVPEDQKIDLYRSAEEQNPPAAAADVPQTSSSASKSSDTTRRKCSVDQKKDTRDSDELKPSAPRDVAKFYVKVDWPEDLPQKWKTHLQKALQTWCNSEAKERERCSVEVVQLLGDGCTAEVEITPSTALKDIKTATLTFRSLEKSATVHFQEAEPKSVNKFSSPKENMTETAVTATETTPPELMKDAGAASNEMTGASDAFTVPPFLYWYLSQAYRKELEQFENEFGVKINAETRLSLSAAKAMVKSESDSFSKATQAFSTLVQNTTKNLKSVSVPQTHMQSDIMKETLRNIPNEEHRIMLSMSANEYLLFGPGEMTSVVEKRIKLEPGDDLATPFSHRESHNMETSSSRTSVQTPKNLDMDIKDTQAAVEMDVAHWQLLKIAFEKQISEIQNKYGVQFDAEPVHGSVKVSARSRGTHQVNLEAHALRALTHLYQKVVTSAVTCDLKDASSTEIVSQALERIRSQHACVGGGERNGSWKLFGLPKHLLPAIADIEKITGVTVFDEKVKKLLGYPSDFPQAGGFQWGQTGMDVMRGAHGTDPRGGTENSDFNQEFQNKAKENGKEKESEDNCPICLDTFTQKSKLTCGHEFCEECLKQSIKSSGEICPLCKKIFGILKGNQPDGTMHVQHCQYRNLAGFPQCGTIEINYIIPDGIQTNEHPNPGKRYHGTRRTAYLPDNAEGNHVLQLLRRAFDQKLIFTVGFSRTTGVDDVVIWNDIHHKTNTYGGPESYGYPDPDYLKRVKEELKAKGVE